One Halosegnis longus DNA window includes the following coding sequences:
- a CDS encoding DUF2073 domain-containing protein produces the protein MPESQRSDDGVQIDMISAERMDGLRTMEKIRLILDSVHEGNIVILEKGLDPDEESKLIEVTMSEISPDGFTGIEIETIPTGEETGLFGKLIGKSSKGKLTVIGPANRIETLHKDENLISTLIHDQ, from the coding sequence ATGCCCGAATCACAACGCTCCGACGACGGCGTCCAAATCGACATGATCAGCGCCGAGCGGATGGACGGACTCCGCACGATGGAGAAAATCCGGCTCATCCTCGACAGCGTCCACGAGGGGAACATCGTCATCCTGGAGAAGGGACTCGACCCCGACGAGGAGTCGAAGCTCATCGAGGTGACGATGTCCGAGATCTCGCCAGACGGCTTCACTGGCATCGAAATCGAGACCATCCCGACCGGCGAGGAGACCGGTCTGTTCGGGAAGCTGATTGGCAAATCCTCGAAGGGGAAACTGACGGTCATCGGGCCGGCAAACCGCATCGAGACGCTGCACAAAGACGAGAACCTCATCAGCACCCTCATCCACGACCAGTAG
- a CDS encoding OapC/ArvC family zinc-ribbon domain-containing protein, with the protein MPHQCTACGYTFADGSKEMLGGCPECGGNKFQFQPDGQGFDDPEESDNPPESADPGGTASTVGRAATKVRDFVSGDERPDERDNPDDSGDATPGDSDDAAPEDDRTDAPSPGEPTDTTPPSASTTTPTDESTTTSTDDSTRNEGESTPATGADADDGDMPSADAPWPDSSDAADPIRRGGLNEDGSAAVDDATQDDSDATPTATADETAETAADPTVDESTPDEPTSQESDTDADIIDADAAMESDSEDRAQASARSDIVSDEELPDAGGTDDTEATDSIEQSTDRAEQSVDGSEQPTDRPEQPDEADGLVDGDDRPSPSDGRVVSEPSEDETDMAELREQLNDQFESIKIVEPGQYELNLMELYDRDEYIIALRENGRYVIQMPEEWLGDRDIGE; encoded by the coding sequence ATGCCCCACCAGTGCACCGCCTGTGGCTACACGTTCGCCGACGGCTCGAAGGAGATGCTCGGCGGCTGTCCCGAGTGTGGCGGCAACAAGTTCCAGTTCCAGCCCGACGGCCAGGGGTTCGACGACCCCGAAGAGTCTGACAACCCGCCCGAGTCGGCCGACCCCGGCGGTACCGCGTCCACGGTCGGACGCGCCGCGACGAAGGTCCGTGATTTCGTCTCCGGAGATGAACGCCCCGACGAGCGCGACAACCCCGACGACTCCGGCGACGCCACTCCCGGGGACTCCGACGACGCCGCTCCCGAGGACGACCGGACGGATGCGCCCTCACCCGGCGAGCCGACGGATACGACTCCACCGAGCGCGTCGACTACTACCCCGACGGACGAATCGACTACTACGTCGACGGACGACTCCACCCGAAACGAGGGGGAATCGACGCCGGCGACCGGGGCAGACGCCGACGACGGGGACATGCCGAGTGCCGACGCTCCGTGGCCCGATTCCTCCGACGCGGCCGATCCCATCCGACGCGGTGGGCTCAACGAGGACGGTTCGGCCGCTGTCGACGACGCTACTCAGGACGATTCGGACGCGACACCAACTGCGACCGCCGACGAGACAGCCGAGACCGCGGCCGACCCGACCGTCGACGAGTCGACCCCGGACGAACCCACTTCCCAGGAGTCCGACACCGACGCCGACATCATCGACGCTGACGCTGCTATGGAGTCCGACAGCGAGGACCGCGCACAGGCGAGTGCTCGCTCGGACATCGTCTCCGACGAGGAGCTTCCCGACGCCGGCGGGACAGACGACACCGAAGCGACAGATTCTATCGAACAGTCGACCGACCGCGCCGAACAGTCGGTCGACGGCTCCGAACAACCGACCGACCGCCCGGAACAGCCGGACGAGGCCGACGGATTGGTCGACGGCGACGACCGTCCCAGTCCGTCCGACGGTCGAGTCGTCTCCGAGCCGAGCGAGGACGAGACGGACATGGCCGAGCTTCGCGAACAGCTCAACGACCAGTTCGAGTCCATCAAAATCGTCGAGCCGGGCCAGTACGAGCTGAACCTGATGGAGCTGTACGACCGCGACGAGTACATCATCGCGCTGCGCGAGAACGGCCGGTACGTCATCCAGATGCCCGAGGAGTGGCTCGGCGACCGCGACATCGGCGAGTAG
- a CDS encoding DUF7089 family protein — translation MFTDHELDSTLAAVREQHAPGAVVLDAEQDFETLDPAVAEQLGLRADSLDLFEYDPRWVPEDAPDALHELASDAFTVGAPGDGGVTWTRQTDPPFVFIKPRTTGSPDAFVDFLVATALVEIGTGVPEQFFGFFGARYREFAERSPLSPVDTYQLAAALYEAYKGVHTRDIFAGWEDEHPDLYAQWVDAGERLKPRLDSLSTELAQNQTSFAAAAELACAAVKHAGDGGIELPAPFSALATEAYADHGSEYALQWATRTFDALGVED, via the coding sequence ATGTTCACCGACCACGAGTTGGACTCGACGCTCGCTGCCGTCCGTGAGCAGCACGCACCCGGAGCGGTCGTGCTCGACGCCGAACAGGACTTCGAGACGCTCGACCCGGCCGTCGCAGAGCAGTTGGGGCTGCGCGCGGACAGCCTCGACTTATTCGAGTACGACCCGCGTTGGGTGCCCGAAGACGCGCCCGACGCCTTACACGAACTCGCGAGCGACGCGTTCACCGTCGGCGCGCCCGGCGACGGCGGCGTGACGTGGACCCGCCAGACCGACCCGCCGTTCGTCTTCATCAAACCGCGGACCACCGGCTCGCCGGACGCGTTCGTCGACTTTCTCGTCGCGACGGCGCTCGTCGAAATCGGGACCGGCGTTCCGGAGCAGTTCTTCGGCTTCTTCGGCGCGCGCTACCGCGAGTTCGCCGAGCGGTCGCCGCTGTCGCCGGTCGACACCTACCAGCTCGCGGCCGCGCTGTACGAGGCGTACAAGGGCGTCCACACGCGGGATATCTTCGCCGGCTGGGAAGACGAGCATCCGGACCTCTACGCCCAGTGGGTCGACGCCGGCGAGCGGCTGAAGCCGCGACTCGACAGCCTCTCGACGGAGCTCGCACAGAATCAGACGAGCTTCGCGGCGGCGGCCGAACTCGCGTGTGCGGCGGTCAAACACGCCGGAGACGGCGGTATCGAGCTACCGGCTCCGTTCAGCGCGCTCGCGACGGAGGCGTACGCCGACCACGGGAGCGAGTACGCACTCCAGTGGGCGACGCGAACGTTCGACGCGCTGGGCGTCGAAGACTAG
- a CDS encoding DUF7090 family protein, with product MEYDLAIENAPATISGGTGILLVHPSTGETDRIDTDFLKTDTDHRLVVSTRTTAREVAQKLDYYEVDRETTDILDTLSVERGYSRRTSESVHYISAPDDTDALVQKVEWFLENHEGKLRVSFDSITELAYYADEENAREAVEAILDLLVEYDAVGLFHLAEEVHDADVVAGYRDLFEAVIELSEDGTVTADF from the coding sequence ATGGAGTACGACCTCGCTATCGAGAACGCACCCGCGACGATTTCCGGTGGAACTGGCATCCTGCTCGTCCACCCGTCGACGGGAGAGACGGACCGTATCGACACCGACTTCCTGAAGACCGACACGGACCACCGGCTCGTCGTCTCCACCAGAACCACCGCACGCGAGGTGGCACAGAAGCTCGACTACTACGAGGTGGACCGCGAGACGACTGACATCCTCGACACGCTCTCCGTGGAGCGTGGCTACTCGCGGCGCACCTCCGAGAGCGTCCACTACATCTCCGCCCCCGACGACACCGACGCCCTCGTCCAGAAGGTGGAGTGGTTCCTCGAAAATCACGAGGGGAAGCTTCGCGTCTCCTTCGATTCCATCACGGAACTCGCCTACTACGCCGACGAGGAGAACGCCCGCGAGGCGGTGGAGGCGATTCTCGACCTGCTCGTCGAGTACGACGCCGTCGGCCTGTTCCACCTCGCGGAGGAGGTCCACGACGCCGACGTGGTCGCCGGCTACCGCGACCTCTTCGAGGCCGTCATCGAGTTGAGCGAGGACGGCACCGTCACCGCCGATTTCTAG